From Planctomycetia bacterium, the proteins below share one genomic window:
- a CDS encoding oxidoreductase encodes MAKPLRIGMIGYGFMGRAHSNGYNRVKDFFDLEYLPVLQAVAARDADKARAFADRWGYRRVETDWRKLVAADDIDAIDICTPNNLHAEIAIEAAKHGKAILCEKPLSMDVAEGERMCAAVEKAGVPNTVWYNYRRIPAVTFAKQIIDSGALGRAFHYRAEFLQDWTISADLPQGGAALWRLDAAAAGSGVTGDLLAHCIDTALWLNGGVSDVTAMTETFVKERKHQLSGKVEPVKIDDACSFLCHFTNGSLGLFESTRYARGHKALYTFEINGEKMSLKWNLHDLHRLEVFDYKDAGPMRGWKSIHVTDGDHPYMDKWWVPGLAIGYEHSFVHQVADFLDAYAKKQPCPPTFRDALETQKVCDAVLASAASRQWVAVD; translated from the coding sequence ATGGCAAAACCCCTCCGCATCGGCATGATCGGCTACGGCTTCATGGGCCGGGCCCACTCCAACGGCTACAACCGCGTCAAGGACTTCTTCGACCTCGAGTACCTGCCGGTGCTCCAGGCCGTCGCCGCCCGTGACGCCGACAAGGCCCGGGCATTCGCCGACCGCTGGGGCTACCGGCGGGTCGAGACCGACTGGCGGAAGCTCGTCGCGGCCGACGACATCGACGCCATCGACATCTGCACCCCCAACAACCTGCATGCCGAGATCGCCATCGAGGCCGCGAAACACGGCAAGGCGATCCTCTGCGAAAAGCCGCTGTCGATGGACGTCGCCGAGGGGGAGCGGATGTGCGCGGCGGTGGAGAAGGCCGGCGTGCCGAACACCGTCTGGTACAACTATCGGCGCATCCCCGCGGTGACGTTCGCCAAGCAGATCATCGACTCCGGGGCCCTCGGCCGCGCGTTCCACTACCGGGCCGAGTTCCTCCAGGACTGGACGATCTCCGCCGACCTCCCCCAGGGGGGCGCCGCCCTGTGGCGGCTCGATGCCGCCGCGGCCGGCAGCGGCGTGACCGGCGACCTGCTCGCCCACTGCATCGACACCGCCCTCTGGCTCAACGGCGGCGTCAGCGACGTCACGGCGATGACCGAGACGTTCGTCAAGGAGCGGAAGCACCAGCTCAGCGGCAAGGTCGAGCCGGTGAAGATCGACGATGCCTGCTCGTTCCTCTGCCACTTCACCAACGGCTCGCTCGGTCTCTTCGAGAGCACCCGCTACGCCCGCGGCCACAAGGCCCTGTACACGTTCGAGATCAACGGCGAGAAGATGAGCCTGAAGTGGAACCTCCACGACCTCCACCGGCTCGAGGTCTTCGACTACAAGGACGCCGGCCCGATGCGCGGCTGGAAGAGCATCCACGTCACCGACGGCGACCATCCCTACATGGACAAGTGGTGGGTGCCGGGGCTGGCGATCGGCTACGAGCACAGCTTCGTCCACCAGGTCGCCGACTTCCTCGACGCCTACGCGAAGAAGCAGCCCTGCCCGCCGACGTTCCGCGACGCGCTGGAGACGCAGAAGGTCTGCGACGCCGTCCTTGCCAGCGCTGCGAGCCGGCAGTGGGTCGCCGTCGACTGA